TAAAGTACCGAAGGCGTACAGCGAATCGTACTAATACTTAGGTATACATGTCCTCAAACAGTTAGCGATCCTTTCGCAAATGGCGTGCAAGCAGCACTTTATCCAGATCCGCGAACCTTTTTACTGAGACCACTAGTTTAACTGTGCCTTGACCGTCCAGTTCGGTTTCCAGCGTGCGTGGAGGGCGGATCTGTGTTCGGCGCAGGATCAGCGCTCGCGCCGGGAGTGGCGTGCGAGCAATGCTTCTGTTTGGGCGGCGCGCGTCGTTGCGTGCGGCCTACATGTTTACCACCACCGCGAGGATGTGTCGCTCGGCCTCCCCCGGGAGCGTGCTGCCCTCAAAGATACTACTGCTCACATGAACCACCAGCGCATGGAACACAcggtaaattaattttttacattgtTGGGATATTTGCGATCTTCTGACTTTCCCAGGGCCCCCAGGGGTCCACAAAAACTTTGACTGTTAAAAATCTTAAACAAATAATTTGGTCCCAGCTTCTTGTGTTGACATCAGTAAGACAGTCAATCGCTCATTTCAGACTGCAAGGTAGAAGACACGTGGTACAAAGAAGGCGAGCGCATAACGTCAGCCGAACGCGCCTGCACCCAATGCTTCTGCCTGCACGGTGCAGTGCGCTGCCAGCCTCTGTCATGTGCACCGCCTTTATTAGGCTGCAAGCCACTCCTCCGGCCTGGCGAGTGCTGCCCTCATCAGTACCACTGTGAACATGGTAATACAAACATTAATTTACGCAAATATATTTTCAGATTTATACTTGTGAGACTTCAGCGTATTTTGAGTTCGATGCCTTACTTCATGTAATCAAAATCAGAGCAAAGCTTATTATATAAGGTATTaacaaatacatatttcaaTTAAGTAATTACAGATATTTTTGATGGCGACTGAGAGAGTAAGAAAAGTTGCCTTGATACTTATGCAGTACTCATGCTCAGTGGCGGGTTTGCCCTAGGGCGGTAGCAAGCCGGCAGTCTATATGATGCGTGCTGAGAAAGGTGCGGCTAGTAGTTACTACAGGGCTTGGGGCCTAGGGTGGCCAAcactgcaaatccgccactgttgATGCTACAGgatattaatttatgtttcagATAAATCTCATCCGTTGCTATCCAGCAATTCACTTATATCAGTGCGGAATGACGACCGCTCACTTCACACGTCCGAGTCAAACAAAGTTGAAACATCAACAATCCCTGCTAGTACATCAACAAAAGCAGTTTATACAAgtattttaagtattaaaacaaattcTCCCACGACATTAGCTACCGAAAAAGCACCTGTCAGCACAAGCAAAGTAAAAAGAAAAACTGATGAACTACAAGCAAACACCACTAAGAACTCAGTCCAAAATGTAACCTCAACAACTGAATTGCCTTCTACGACTTTTGTCAGTACCACTGAAAAGCTAGTCCGATCTAATTTTGAAACTTCAACAATGGATTTACCCGAACCAGAAGATTTGGATGACCATGAAGATTTACCAGACACGACTTCAACAGAACAACCAGAAGGCTCAGTCAGAATTGTTATTAATGGAACCATCAACTGTACAGCAGAGCTTTCTTCAACGTCCTTGCCTTTAAATTTGACAGTCAACGACACTGAAAGAATAAAGATGGAAGCGCAACCTCGAATACCAATCCTAACGACAGGGAATATAGAGAGCCACACCTTCAACCCTAATGATATTATAACTGACAGAAGTGTAAACGGAGAATTTGATGATAATGAGATGTTTACCATCAACGTGACTAGTTCTCTGTCTACCAATTCTTCCCGTGTTACTTCAGGACCGTCAATTTCGAGTGTGTCAAAGATTGCAGTACCAACTGAACTATCTTCGGTTTCCAATATGTCGAAGAAAACTAATGAATTTGATTTCGATTATGCTGAGCCCACACTGCCTCCATCTCTACCCAATTTAAAGTAAGCAAAACTTTAATCGTCGCTGCCTTTAAAGTCTagattacaaattttacaattcTCAATTTATTCTTAACTTTCAGGATCATTCCATTTGTAGCAGCGGATGCCGTTGTGGACGAAGAGTCTCCAAAAGAAGTGCTCACATATCCAATACTCGAGAGAGAGGACAAATACCCTGTGTACTACCCAACCTCAGAAGGCAAAGATAATCTATTCGCCACAAGACGAGAAGATATTTACCATCCTACGCAGTACCCAGTCTTCACCTCAGAGAAGGTTGACACGTCACAATACCCCGCTTTAAGTCACGAAGTTGACATTACTGGTTCTGACTACCCCACCGCCAATAATAACTTACTGCATGGACATGCAGTATCTGCTTCTTTGGGATCACACACATTGGAACTTAACAAAGCTGTCACCAAAATACCAAGTACAAGCACCACGTTCAAACTGGAAACACCGTCTATCAACTTGTTTTCGCCTCCCATTGAGACTGAAGGTACACCATCAGATGTTTTCTTACTGTAACTTAACATGTTCCCTGTCCGGGTACACACACAACATGTAGCTTTTTTCAGGAGTCTGTGCTTCCACTCCACTATGAGTTCACAACTTCAAAGTGAAAGCACACTTGGACGTGTGCCTTtgtcatataattttattttggggACTGTGAACGTGGAAACCTTTGTTAGCCTATATAGGCCTTAGTAATTGTAGATAATTGTGATTTTATGTTGATTATATGGGGCGACATAATCTCTAAACAATAAAGGTATTTAATaaagacaataaaaaaaaacttttccatGTTTAACTAAAGTATTTCCTGGTTTCAGGTGGATTTATACCAAAAGGACCGGGAATTATTGACGAGTACTATGCAGTATATCTTAGCACACCTTCCGCGCCTTCTGTGCCACAGCCACATCTGACCACTTCAATGCAACTAGATACAGTAAAAGGTACCTATTTCTatataattcatttttttttacatattttttttaactatttcatTACAGGAATATGACAATATACTCTAGGTTTCCCGCCTACTTcattcataaaattttctagGTTGTTTAATGGCTGACGGGCACCGCGTGCCCGACGGCACGACCATGGACCTGATGTGCTCCGTGTGCTCCTGCACCTGGGGGAAGATCCACTGCAGCCCTCGTGCCTGCCTTGCGCCCGACGGCTGTTACTACAACCCCGAGCTACACTCTTCCACGACAGATGTCTGCTGTGGTGAACTTGTTTGTGTTGAACGTAAGATTAACCATTTTTAAGCGAATACCACTTAAATGTTCCTGTCTCTTATCATTGTTAATGTCGATAAAtacaccacttaaatatttctgTCTCTTATCATGTTACTGCAATGGTGATAAACAAAACGGCATAGCTTACTAAATCACCCATATTTTGTTGCAGAAAAAGAAACTACACCTACTACAACAACCACAACGACTACAGAAAAGATTTTAGTAAAACCTAGTGAAAGTACAAATCAAAATGCAAACAAATCAGTTGACAAAATTACAACACAAAATAAGACAGTGATAGAAGCTGCATTGGTTCCTAATCTGGAAATTGAAAATTCTACTAATGAAGTAGCTAAAACAGTTGTAAGTGAAATAGCTAATAactataaacataatattagcACTACGCTAGTAACTGTAAACACACCATCATCAACTGAAGCTATATTCACTTCTCCATCAACTTCGACTGCAGCGCCTGAACATGAGATCAATCAAACACAATTTTCTTCTCAAGATTACGAAGAAGAAGACGACGACGAAGGATTCT
This genomic stretch from Cydia strobilella chromosome 6, ilCydStro3.1, whole genome shotgun sequence harbors:
- the LOC134742266 gene encoding mucin-2-like; this encodes MLLAIIVCAELFQVYAARFNYTDRSIRAIDPLDPGGCYHEGRWHAAGAPVRTRTACLRCTCARGVLACARRACAPLPDPPPRCHVLHRKGSCCPELHCPDGVKLMELGASARFEDEDFSETTSISSVGHACVEGGSVFGAGSALAPGVACEQCFCLGGARRCVRPTCLPPPRGCVARPPPGACCPQRYYCSHEPPAHGTHDCKVEDTWYKEGERITSAERACTQCFCLHGAVRCQPLSCAPPLLGCKPLLRPGECCPHQYHCEHDKSHPLLSSNSLISVRNDDRSLHTSESNKVETSTIPASTSTKAVYTSILSIKTNSPTTLATEKAPVSTSKVKRKTDELQANTTKNSVQNVTSTTELPSTTFVSTTEKLVRSNFETSTMDLPEPEDLDDHEDLPDTTSTEQPEGSVRIVINGTINCTAELSSTSLPLNLTVNDTERIKMEAQPRIPILTTGNIESHTFNPNDIITDRSVNGEFDDNEMFTINVTSSLSTNSSRVTSGPSISSVSKIAVPTELSSVSNMSKKTNEFDFDYAEPTLPPSLPNLKIIPFVAADAVVDEESPKEVLTYPILEREDKYPVYYPTSEGKDNLFATRREDIYHPTQYPVFTSEKVDTSQYPALSHEVDITGSDYPTANNNLLHGHAVSASLGSHTLELNKAVTKIPSTSTTFKLETPSINLFSPPIETEGGFIPKGPGIIDEYYAVYLSTPSAPSVPQPHLTTSMQLDTVKGCLMADGHRVPDGTTMDLMCSVCSCTWGKIHCSPRACLAPDGCYYNPELHSSTTDVCCGELVCVEQKETTPTTTTTTTTEKILVKPSESTNQNANKSVDKITTQNKTVIEAALVPNLEIENSTNEVAKTVVSEIANNYKHNISTTLVTVNTPSSTEAIFTSPSTSTAAPEHEINQTQFSSQDYEEEDDDEGFSFGSVLKLLLSDSYDATTAAPQKKKPVITTTKALPTRMPPTSSKITPPPIRTTSTTRTSTIKITTTPQPTSSIEPPKPAVAPFVPMSHHYPYPYAPPKKTFQQNTVNRIDHLVLGEATAIRKPTPRPLPFKPVSPKLTTQKPTTTTRKEIQTSPERGSANVLPGVGGLKLAGCNIYGRMYRVGRIIAELSTPCQECRCTELGVHCRPLAC